The sequence GATCAGCGCATGGAGGCCGTCGATTTCTTGTTGGTGGGACGCGCTCGCAAATAGTGGAAGTCCGTGTCCGCACCCATGTTGCATGAGTGTGGTGCAGTTACTTGGGAAAAGTTCCGTGCTGCATTTCtaaagctgtattttcctcctgcactccatcaGGACAAATCCATTGAGCTCCTAAACCTGAAGCAGGGTAGTTTGACTGTTGATAAGTATTATCAAAAGTTCTTCGAGTTGCTGCCATTTTTCCTGCATATCAATGTCAGTTCTGAGGCCAAGTATAATAAATTTCTCCTGGTCCTTAATATAGATATCTTCAACCGAGGTTCTGTATGCAATGATCCGACACCGTATGAGTGGTTTGTGAACCGATGTCGACAAGCAGAGAATAGCTTGCAGCACAACAGGTTCATTCAGTCTTCTCGTCCAACGAGCACTTTGGGACCGAAGACCCAATCTTTCAATAAGTCTTCTACATCATTTTCTTCCTCTAGTTCTGGAGATTTTTTCTGTTTTTGAAATAAGGGTCAATGAAAGACTATGGAAGTTGGAATCCGTCCGACAAGTGCTGTAAGGCGGCAGGAGCTTTCGTCTATTGTAGCAAGGTTGACCACATGAAAAAGGATTGTCCGCAGATATTTGGAGGATTAGCATCTGGTTCTGTTTCTCAGGCTTCAGTATCACAGAGGCCATAGTGATAGTCGATGGGGAGCACCAATTTGAGACCTCGTGTTCCGGGGCAGGTGTTTCACTAAGCCAAGATCATGCCAATGAGGATAAAGAGAGGGTCATTTCAAGTATATTTCTTTTATGTGGTATTCTTGCATTCTTTCTCATTGATATGGGTGCATCACATTCTTTTATTACTGCCCGGTTTGTCAAGCGTCATAGATTGTCATATGTGTCTCTAGATGTAGTACTTTCTATATCTACCCC comes from Henckelia pumila isolate YLH828 chromosome 4, ASM3356847v2, whole genome shotgun sequence and encodes:
- the LOC140861644 gene encoding uncharacterized protein; this encodes MLHECGAVTWEKFRAAFLKLYFPPALHQDKSIELLNLKQGSLTVDKYYQKFFELLPFFLHINVSSEAKYNKFLLVLNIDIFNRGSVCNDPTPYEWFVNRCRQAENSLQHNRFIQSSRPTSTLGPKTQSFNKSSTSFSSSSSGDFFCFSITEAIVIVDGEHQFETSCSGAGVSLSQDHANEDKERVISSIFLLCGILAFFLIDMGASHSFITARFVKRHRLSYVSLDVVLSISTPIGYSALDKRLVMGCSLEFEAFDLTANLMILAMEDFDCIVGIDLFTSYRATVDRYHKIVQFHPAKGNSWFFYGEGA